A segment of the Bacillus pseudomycoides genome:
TATATTTTGTATATCTTTGTCTTATGTTATTCAGCTTGATCGTCTTTACAAAACAGAAAGAAGCACGTGTGGATTTTTCAAAACTTAAAATTATTACTTTACATTCTCTCTATTTATAACTGAATATTTATTTTTTCATGATAAAATATTTCTACTAGATTAGAAATGTGGTGATTCAATGTGCAAATGCAAAAACTAAATAACTCTAGTATTTCACAGCTCATTTTTCTTTGTGAGACCGTTGGATGGTTACAACCCCAACTATTCATGCAAAAACAATTTGAAATGTACCTATCAATCGGAAGCATATTTGGCTATACACATAACGAAAAACTTATTGCTACTGGCGGGGTATTCCCTTCCGAATCTGGATTTTCTTCTATCGGTATGCTAATCGTTCATCCCGATTTTCAAAAACAAGGAATCGGCCGCACCTTACTCAATCTTTGTATACAACAAGCATCGTCTTCTCTTCCTATTATGCTCATTGCAACAGACGTCGGCGTTCCCTTGTACAGAACCTATGGCTTTACTACAATCACAACGATTCATCGCTTTGAAAAACTTATTACAAATCCATCTATGAATTCCTCTCATTTTAAAAAAATGGGACAACATGACCTTCAATCTCTTATTAGTCTTGATCAAACCGTAACAGGGGCACATCGTCCAAAACTATATTCAATATTAATAGATAGAGCAACACTCTCAATCAAAATTGAAAGAAACCATAGAATCGAAGCTTTTGCATTATGTATACAAAAAGGAAATATACTCTGTATTACTCCTCTTATAGCCAAAAATGATGAAGATGCAATCCGATTATTACAATCTATTTGCATGAGCTGGAATGGAACAGTACGTATGGATGTACCACACTCACAATTTACATTTCGAGCACACTTGGAATCGAAGGGATTTCAAGAAACACTTCTTTCACCACTTATGATAAAAAACGGAATCCATCTACCTGGAAATCGTGACCATTTATTTGCTATGATGGATGCAGCGTTATGTTAGAAAGGGGTCAAATGCTTGAAACAAATAAAATCTTATATGGTAAGCTGTCTTACTCTTACACTATTAGTGGGTTGTAATGCGGCAGAAAAACCAGTAGAAACAGTAAAACAAGTAAAAAATACAATTGAAACAAAGTTAACAACAGATGAAAAGATGGTTGAGATAGACGGACAAACTATTTATTTCAAACAAATCGGTGATAAAAAGCCACCATTACTTATGCTTCATGGATTTGGCGGATCATCCAACGGCTTTCGTGATATTTATTCAGACTTAGCAAAAGACCATACAATCATTTCTATTGATATTTTAGGCTTCGGTCATTCATCCAAGCCAATGGATTTTCCATACTCTTTCCCTAATCATGCCAACCTTTATTATAAGTTAATGAAAAAACTAGGATATGATACTTTTGCAGTACTAGGTCACTCTATGGGCGGGGAAATCTCCCTTAATTTAACATACTTATATCCAAGTGCAGTTACCCATCTCATTTTAACGGATGCTACAGGAGCTATATCATTAACAAATAGAAATGCTTCACCTAAGCCACAGTTATCCACTGATTTGAATACTGTATCTTCTATTACGGATTATGATGAAAGCAAAGTAAAATTTAAACGCGATGATACAGAACATTATAACCAAATGAAAATGTGGCCTAGACGACTTAAGATTAATGCTAGTGAAATCAAACTTCCGACTTTAATTATTTGGGGCAGAAATGATAATAGTGTATCATGGAAAGAAGGCGAATCTTATCATGAGTTTTTAAAAAACAGCACCTTCCACATTATTGAAAAAGGTTATCATGCCCCATTCCGCCAAGAACCGAAAGAATTTATAGGCTATGTAAAAGAATTCTTTGAAAAGAATCCCATCGAAACAACAAAGTAATAAAAACGGGTATCTCATCTTTAAGATACCCGTTTCATATGTTAAGCAGCTTGCTTCTGTCTTTTTTTCGTTTTTGAGCCTAGTAATTTAGGTACAATCCAACCATCCATTCCAAGGTTTCCAGCATTCATGCCAGCAACTAAAACAAACATAGATAAAATAACCATTTGCGGATTTACACCTAGAGACCCACTAAACATATAGGAAAAGTTCATTACAAGACCAAAAAAGACAGCTGTTTTCGTTAAACAACCTACAATTAAACCTATTCCAACTAGAATTTCTCCCCACGTTACAAGCGTGTTAAACATATCAACATTCGGAATTGCGAAGTCTTGTAAGAATGATGCCCACCAAGATTGTACGGCTGGTTGTGCTCCTTTTGACTTTTCAATAGCCCCCTGTAAATAACCTGTCGCATCAAATCCTTTTCCTTGTAACTTTCCGATTCCAGCCATCAACCATGTGTACCCCAGATAAACACGGATAACTGCTAATACAAAAGAAACTGCTTTGTTTTCTCTTAAAAATTGAATAACCATATACTCCTCCTAAAGATGTAATTAAGTTAGTTACAGGTAATATAATAACATTAGTTACTTATTTTTCAAACATTGATTGTGAATAATTTGTGACAATTACATAAAACTTCAAAAACTAATATTAGTATAGTTACTTTTATTACCCGTAAAAAACTTGAAAACATCATATCATAATTGATAATCATTTTCATTATTTTTTTGTAAAAAAATTGTGTGCTAACTGTGAAACGTGCTTATCCTATATTCAGATAAGCACGTTCAATTTTACTTATATAATTGAAATGTACGAGTCTCATCATCTAACAACTTTGTATCCTGAAATGCATTGTCCACAGTTTTTTGATGATTAATAAGCCCGTAAAATAAACGTATTGTAAACATAAGTGCTGCATTTCCATCCACATAATCTGTTGAACCTATATAAGCTTTTACACCACTATTTAAAAATGCTGTCGCAAGTTTTGGATCTCCTAAAGTACACCCGCTATTGATAATATACTTGTTATGCAATTTTGCATATTGTTTAATTTCAGTTACACCAAAGTTTACTCTCGGCTCATCTTTCTCATACACATCTTCCCCTAATTCTTCCATTACAAATTCCCCTTCTTCACCATGAAAGCAAAAGATAATATAATCTATATCTTCATACAAACTTTTCCCTGAAAGAACATCCATCAAATCCCGCGGTCGACCAATCCAATATGTAATAACTCTTGCTCCAAAATACTCAAGCGTCGCTCGAAGCGATTGTGCTTCTAAATCTGAATTATCGCCAACTACTAACGCAATATTCAAATAAAAAACCTCCATTCATAAGTTTATTTCATACACACCTGTTTCTTCTAAAAAATCCTCTCTTGTTAATCTCTGCTTTTGTAAATATTGTCTATATGCTGTAATTGTTCCATCATGGGAAACGATGCAGACCCTTTCAGCCTTTAATGTATAACACCAATTGATGAATTCATCTGCTCTATTCTGAAATTCCTTCTCTGAAATAGTATTTATCTCCCGATTACATAACATATCATTTGTACTTTCTCTTAAAGAAAAACTAGGAAATAACTCTTGAATTACCTTTGTATCTAACAACTTGTCACATGGTAATGTTCTTGCTCCTTCACGATAAGGAAAAATACGAGGAGAAATATATGGATGAGTTATTTGACGGCAAATTACTTGCGAGCTCCATATTGCAGCAGTCTGTAATGTTCGAAGCGTGGGACTTGCCATTAATATATCGCTTTCTTGTAGTGGTAAACTACTTTGAAGTAACAATGCTTGTTTTTCGCCTTCTTTCGTTAAAGATGGATTCTCTAATTGCAAATTCATTGGAAAAGCTTTTGTATGTTTTCCCTCACCATGTCTTATGAAAATAAGTTTCATAGTTTTATCCCTCCCACTACAAAATGAATGTGTATGTGTTTTGCTATTGCTTTTTTCATAATCTCTATCATTCCCTATCTTCTTCTCAATTCCTTCCATCTTTCCTGTAAAAAAGTTTTGATATAAAAGTTGGAAATTATTATGATAATATATGTAAAAAACTTTTTACAACACTAATCTTTAAAAGGGGGGACTTACAAATTATGAATTGGGTAATTTATTTTATTGGTATGATAATATGGGGATACCTAAATGGATTCTTTACAAGTGATAAAGCTTCTGCACCTTGGATTAAAGATGATGAACGCGAAAAAGAAATTAAACATAAAGCAATTTTAGCGAGTTGGTCAGGCGTGTTTATGTTTTGCATCATTAGTCTCTTAAATAAATTGTTAGGCTTGAGTGGAGAACAAAAATCACCTTACTTGCCAGATCCTTTCGCAACAATTTTAAAAGAGAATGTAGATTTACAAGTTTTACTTATCCTTTTCCTCATGTATGTCATTTACTATTTATACTATCGAAAAAAAATGAGCGCTTAAATAAAATGAAACTTTAATGGAATGAAGATCCTTTGCATTACGAACTGTACAAATTATGTGTGGAATGGTGCACTGCAAAACACATTTTTTATATTGGGCATTTACATACACGTATTTTAGCAGTCTCCCAATACGAATTAGAATGGATTCACAAATGTTTGAAAGCTGAAAAATCTATACAGAGTCACACAATTTTTTAATCCGAATACCCACTCATGATTCTCCTCCCAAATGGTTATAGTAACAGAGATAAAACGAAATTCTGAGGAGGCTATATCAATGAGTAACTCAAATGATTTTTTAGACACAATACAAGAGAAACAAGCAAAAGACGAGCAAAATAGAAAGCGCCAAGGGAATGGAAACCCTGGAAAAAAGAAACCAAACAAAACACATAAATAATTGTGAAAAAGCCACCTAAAAGTATATTTTAGGTGGATTTTTCAATCTTCTTTTACAGAAATAACATTTTCCCAATTCCATTTTTCATAATACCACTCGGGTACATCTATATTTTCGATCCATTTATTCGCTTTTGATCCATCCCCATTCGCCAACCACATATCTGCCTTTTTACGGTCAGAGCGCATCCATGTCAGCTGATTTTCACCATTTACATAAAACGGGTTGTAATCTCCATATTGAGGCGGAGGAGTTGTGATTTGGTGCTGGCGATTTGATTGAATATTTATTTGGTATAAAGAAGGGAATGATCTTTTTTCCTCGTCATTTGTCCACTCCATTTCTCTTGCTCTTGAAAGTGTAATAAGTTTGTCATTATGCCATGTAAAATCCCAATCAACATACCCTTTTGGAGTAAATTTTTCTTGCCGAAGTGCAGGTACTTCTTTTATTTTTAAATGTTTATTTTCTAATGCAAATCTCCCGCTTCCTTCAATATAAGCCAATGTATTTTTCGTTGGAGCCCATTGTATCCACTGGCTATTTAATAACATTTGACCTACTTTTTCAAAATGACTTCCATCCGCTTTCAAAAGACAAAGTGTATTACTATCCGCTGACCACGAAGCGGTTGGAACAGCTAAAAATGCAATCCACTTTCGATTTGGAGACCACTTGAAATTACTTGCAACATAAGCGAGAAAGTCCTCCTGCATACTCGGTAACGTATATAGGTGTTTCATTTTATTAGGATTCATTCCCGCATTCTTCTGTATCTCATATAACTGTGCTCCGGTCCAACCTGTTGGAAGCAACTGAGCCTCAGACGAAACAAGAAATTTCTTTCCATCAGGATACCATGCATAATCCCCTACACCCGATGATACATTTTCAAACGCTGCATTCTTCTTCTCTGCATCATATGTATTTAATGTACCTGTAAATTCAAATGCAATTATATTTTCTATCGGCGACCATTGATAATTCGTTGCTGCTGTTTGAGACGGAACAACTTTTTTCCCATCCACAACGTGGTACAATTCCAGTTCTTTTTGCTCTTCACCTTTTGCATATGCAATCCACTTTCCGTCATATGACCATTTAGGTTTTGTTATGTACTCTCCTTTTGTTATTTGCTTTTCTTTTCCATCAATTTTTATCCAAAGATCATGATTACGAATAAATGCTACTCGCATACCGTTTTCCTCAGCTTGAACATCGAATGTAGCTTCGTGCAAGTAACAAATACAAAATATAAAAATAAGCAGTTTTTTCCACATCTTTCTCTTTCATCCTCCCATAATTAATTTCCTTTATCATGCCCACCTATTTACTATTTGAAAAAGATTATTGCATTAACAACTTTTTAAATATATTTTAATGGAACGAATTATAGCTTTGAAGACATCCCTAGTAGCGGCTTATATCTATGACTCAAAGAACTTTTTTCATAATGCTTTGTACATGAAGAAAAAGACGGATTTTTCCGTTATCAGTAACTGAGATGTAGGAAAATTCTTGCTTATAAATAGGGTGGTACCGCGATTTTTTCGCTCCTATCGGATTTTCCGATAGGAGCTTTTTCTATTTCTTACAAAATCAAATATTAAATAATTCCGAATCTTATGATAAAATCTTATAAACGCTTACAAAAGTTGAAAGGAGTTGATATATGCAAAAGTAACCATAGTAATTTTTATAGATAAAAAGGAGGATGTATGAATGACAAAGAAAACAGAAATCCCATCACATTTAAAACCATTTGTATCCACGCAGCATTACGATCAATACACACCGGTTAATCACGCTGTGTGGCGTTACATTATGAGACAAAATCATAACTTTTTAAAAGATGTTGCCCATCCAGCCTATGTTAACGGACTACAATCATCTGGTATTAATATAGATGCAATTCCAAAGGTGGAAGAAATGAATGAATGTTTATCACCAAGTGGCTGGGGCGCCGTAACGATTGACGGTCTTATTCCTGGCGTAGCGTTCTTTGATTTTCAAGGGCATGGTTTATTACCGATCGCAACAGATATTCGTAAAGTAGAAAACATTGAATATACTCCAGCACCTGATATCGTTCATGAAGCAGCTGGGCATGCACCGATTTTACTTGATCCTACATACGCAAAATATGTCAAACGCTTTGGACAAATTGGAGCAAAAGCATTTTCAACGAAAGAAGAACATGACGCTTTTGAAGCTGTGCGTACTTTAACAATCGTGAAAGAAAGTCCAACTTCTGCACCAGAAGAAGTTGCAGCAGCTGAAACAGAAGTGGTAGAAAAGCAAAAGCTTGTTTCTCGCTTATCAGAAGCAGAACAAATTTCTCGTCTTTTCTGGTGGACGGTCGAGTACGGCTTAATTGGAGACATCAATCATCCAAAAATTTACGGTGCTGGTCTTCTTTCCTCTGTTGGTGAAAGCAAGCATTGTTTAACAGACGCTGTAGAAAAAGTTCCATTCTCAATTGAAGCTTGTACAAAAACGACATATGATGTTACGAAAATGCAGCCACAGCTATTTGTATGCGAGTCATTCGAAGAATTAACAGAGGCACTTGAGAATTTCTCTGAAACAATGGCTTTTAAAACAGGTGGTGCAGAGGGGTTAGAAAAAGCAATTCGTTCTGAAAACAATGCAACTGCTGAATTAAGTAGTGGGTTACAAATTACAGGTACATTTGCAGAAAAAATTCACGATGATGCGGGTACAGTGATTTACATGAAAACAAATACACCGACAGCTTTAGCACTAAATCATAAGCAATTACCGGATCATTCTACAGCTGTACATCAAGATGGCTTTGGTACACCAGTTGGTTTATTAGAAGGCAATATCGCATTAGAAGATTGTACAGAAGACAAATTACAATCATTAGGCATTATCATTGGTAATCATGCCGAATTATCCTTCACAAGCGGTGTTCACGTAAAAGGAACAGTGACTGATATTGTGAAAAACGATGAAAAAATCGCTCTTATTTCATTTGCAAATTGCACAGTGATTTACAAAGATCGTCTATTATTTGATGCCTCATGGGGAGCATTTGACATGGCAGTTGGTTCAGAAATCACTTCTGTATTCCCAGGTGCAGCAGACGCAGCAGCGTTCTTCGGAGTGGAGGAAGAAGTAGAAGAAACACCAGAACCACTTACATTAACTGAGCTTGATCGTATGTATCAAACAGTTCGCGACATTCGAAATGAAGGCGTGTTACAAGATTCACACGTAGAACAATTAGTAGCAATTCAAGAAGTACTAAATAAGTTCTATACAAAAGAGTGGTTACTTCGTCTTGAAATTTTAGAATTGCTTTTAGAACATAACAAAGGACATGAAACATCTGCTAAGTTGTTACAACAGCTCTCTACTTTTACAGAAAACGAATCTGTTCAACGTTTAATTAATAATGGTCTTACCCTACTCCCAATAAAGGATGTGAAAAATAATGCAACGACTAACAGATGAAGAAGTACAAGAGGAATTAACAAAGTTAGATAAATGGACAGTGAAGGATGAAAAATGGATTGAAAGAAAATATATGTTTTCCGACTACTTAAAAGGTGTCGAATTTGTCTCTGAAGCAGCCAAACTATCAGAAGAACACAATCACCATCCATTTATCCTTATTCAGTATAAAGCAGTCATTATTACTTTGTCATCATGGAATGCAAAAGGTTTAACTAAACTTGATTTTGAACTTGCAAGACAGTTTAATGAACTTTTTTTACAAAATGAAAAAGCGATTATAAGAAAGTAAAAAAAGAGAAGCCTTTATTAGGCTTCTCCTTTTGTAATAAAGTGAATACAGTGACCAAATGGATCTTCTACTTGTAATATTCCCTCTTTGTACGTAGCAACCGCGCCAATATATTTTAAGCTTTCACACATTTGCTCTTTTTGTTTTTCATCTGCTAGTACAATGGTGAAATATTTCAAGCCAACAGAATTTTGCATTTGCGGCGGCACACATTCGCCTTGCCATGTGTTTAAGCCAACATGATGATGATAACCACCTGCTGAAACAAATAATGCACCGTTTCGGGCTGGAATCGTTACTTCAAATCCAAGTCCATCCACATAGAAACGTTTTGCTTCTTCTAAATCAGCAACATGCAAATGGATATGCCCCATTACCGTTCCCCTTGGAAATCCGTTCCACTCATTTCCTTGTTGCAATAACCCTTCACCATCTAATGGGTTGCTAACAAACGGAAGCTCTCCCTTTTCATCTCGCCACACTTTTCTTTGACGATCGTGATAAATTTCGATTCCATTTCCATCTGGGTCAGCTAAATAAATTGCTTCGCTAAAGTAATGATCTGCCCCGCCATGTAACGGATATACTTTCTGCACAAGGTGACGAAGAATATTTGCTAAATCTTCTCTACTTGGTAGTAAGATTGCAAAGTGATATAAACCAGTTCGACTTCTTTGTTTTGGAAGAGCATTTTCTTTCTCCTCTATTATAAGAAGCGGTTCATTATTTTCATTACCAAGCGTAACAATCATTTCTTCTTCTTTTATCACTTTCAAACGTAATACATCTGTGTAGAACGTCAGCGATGTCTTTACATTCGATACGTATAAATGCACAACACCGAGTGTTGTATTGGGATGAAGTTGAAAGCTCATATTGTTATGCCCCCATTTCGATTAGTCTTTTTTGAATACAGTTGCTTTTAAGAAATTATCTACAAAACCTTCAGCTTTAACAACAAATAAGTAAAGGCCCATTGCTAATAAAGCAAGGTCTAGTTCATACCCTGGATTCTTTCCATCGCCTAATAAACCAGCAGACCATTTTACTTTTACAATTGCTCCAACTAAAATAAGTGCGAATAATAATCCAATATAACGTACACCTAAACCGATAATCAATAATAGACCACCAACTAATTCTACTGTCGCTACGCCGTATGCAAGAGCTCCAGGTAAACCAATGCTTGTAAACCATCCTGCAATATTATCAATGCCTGATTGAAACTTTGCCAAACCATGCATAAAGAATGTTACCCCTAATACGATACGAATAATTAAATTACCAATATGTTGATTCATTTTGCTCTCTCCTTTATAGTTTTGTTATACAGAACTTTTATTTACATTACAAAACATACAATAATTTTTTTTATTCGTCAATCCATTTTTCTTGAGAAAAAATGAAAAATATTTGCTATGATACAAATAGTTGTCTATAAAAAGGAGCTTGATTCGTATGAATATCGGTTCTGCAATACGTGAAATTCGTCAACGCAGAGGCATTACAATCGCCCAAATTTGTGAAGGGACTGGACTTTCTAAAGGTTTTATGAGTCAAGTAGAGAATAACAAAACTTCTCCATCTATCTCAACTTTAGAAACAATTTCTAATTTTTTAAATGTCCCTCTTCCTTACTTATTACTTGAGCAGAAAAATCGCATGAAAATTGTAAAAAAAGAAGAACGAAAATACAGTATGTACGGAAAGGACGAACAAAAGATTGAGCATGTTGCTGAACAAGGCGGTCTTCGCTTATCTTTAGTAGAAATCCCTATCGGTTTCCCAAAAGAAAACACGCCGAACGCTCATGAAGGTGAAGAATGTCATCTTGTTTTACGCGGGAAATTAGAAGTACAGCACGGAGAAGATATCGCAATTGTCGAAGAAGGAGATTCTTTTTCCTGGAGCGCATGCGTGCCACATATTGTACGTAACATTGGCGATGAGCCTGCACTATTACTTATCTCCAGTCATGCAGAAAATCGAAAACGTGTATATTAAAATGTAATGCAAAAAGCCTGTTTTCAAAAATGAAAAACAGGCTTTTTGCATTATTCTCGTATAATTCCATAGCTTGATCCTACTAATACTTCTTTCCCTTTTTGATTACGATAAATCGACTCTATCGATACCTTTTTGTACTCTTCCATTTGTTCCACACTTGTAAGAGTTACATCACAAGTAATTGTATCTCCAGTAAACACAGGCCTGATGAACTTACTTACCAATTCCCGTGCTATGTAATGTACATCTCCACCAATTTTTGTTCCAATACTTGCAGTTAATAAACCATGCACCATTAAACGTCCCTGCTCATCATGTTCCATATGATGTCTCCCTTTATCACCTGTAAGATGAGCAAATTCCAAAACCTCTTCTTCTGTAAATGTTCTTTCATACCGAAACGTATCTCCTACTTTAATATTCAATTTCATCCCCCTTTTTAAAATTCCGAATTTTCTTTATTATTTTACCACAAAATGAATATTCCTTCATTTTAATCACTAAAAGTGCTGTTACAAACTGTTAATAATTAACATTTGTATGTTATTATTTAATTATCTTTGATGAAATTGGAGGTCTTAACAATGACATTTGAATTAGTTAGTGGCATATTATTGGTAGTTTCATTACTCTTCTATTCCACATTGGAAGTTTGGCTTGCTCCCAATAATAACTCCTTCTTTAAAGATTTAAAAAAGAAAATGATATTCCTACTCCCCTTGTTTACTCTCTCATTCGCAGTCCACTATTTCTTTTTTGTACAGTAAAATATTTTATCTGTATAAACGAAAAAAGATTGCTATCGTCTAGCAATCTTTTTCTACATTCTTTCTATTATCTAATGGGGCTATCTATGCCCCTCTTTTTTTGCTTCGTTATAACCGTAATAAGCACATGTCCCATTTTGTGATAAATCACGTACTTCAAAACCACAACTACGATAAAAATCAAAATTATTCGCAGATGTATGCGCAAACCAATCCCCATGGGGTAGTTTCTGCATACAAAGGGAAACGAGCTTCTTTCCTAATCCCTTTCCTCTATATTCACACTTCACAACTAAATCCATAATATTGGCAGCCATGACCTGATCAGAAATGACACGAACCATCGCAATCATTTCTTCATCATCCCAAATCGTAAAAGCCCATGTTGAATTTTCAAATGCTATCGTAAATTTTTCAATTTGCCAAGATGGAAGGCTATTGTTACTCCAGCCCGCATCTTCAAATAAACTTTTAATTGCATAAGCTGGTACACCTGTCGTTCCTTCTCGAATAATGAGTCCATTATGATAAATATACAATCCCATTCCCCCTTTTATTGTTATATACTATTCTTTAAGAGCTAAATATTACCTTTTAAAACAGGAGAAAAAGATGGCGAAATTTTCATTACTACTTTCTTTTACATTCCTTATGATTACCGTGCAAACTACTAATATAGTATTTTTTAGTCTATGGATTCTTACATTACTTCCTTTACTTAAAAAGCAACATTATCATCATTTTGTATGGACTTCTCTTTTATTTGGGATTGGATTTTCCCTTTATTTATCTGCTATGAATCAAATTTCATTTTCTTCAACAGAACTAACGATTATTATAAAACGTCTTTGCCTACTTCTTGTTTTTGTGCCATTTCTCTTAGATGCTCTTGCACGTAAACAGCAAATATCTCTAAATTGGAATCAACCAAAATGGAATCATACCTTACATATGCCTTTTATTTGGAAAGGACCTCATCAAGTAAAAATTTATCTATTTCTCATCATCGCCATCTCTATTAATATCATCACTTTTATACCTTTTCTACTGCAAAAAAATTTGTCTTACATACAACATATTATGTTATTTTCCATATTGTTTTCTGTTATCAATGGTGTATTAGAAGAATGTATTTGGCGAGGTATCTTACTACATCAATTTACAAATCAGTTTGGTGAAAAATGGGCTATTTTGCTTACAAGCATTGGTTTTGGTTTGCAGCATTACTCTTTAGGTTTTTCTTGGAGTGTTTCCACCGCTTTCATTTTAGCTGGTATATTTTATGGAGGAATCGTCGTGAAGTCAAATAGCATCATTCCAGCTATTATATGGCATGTAATTTTAAACATATTAATGGTATTTAGTGGCCTCATTCTTTAAAAGAGCAGGATTTATCCTGCTCTTTTAATTGCATATACAAGAACATCTATCCCATGAAATGATGCTGTTTTCTCATAACTCATCCCTGTTTTTCTAGCAACAAAAATCGAAGCAGGATGATCTGGATTGATCAGAGAAATAAGTTTGTTTAATCCTAATCCTTGAAAACCATAATCTCGAAAAGTCGTTGCTGCTTCCTTTGCATATCCTTTTCCCCAATATTCTGGGAGTAACCAATATCCAATTTCAATTTCTTCTTTTCCATCTACTTGCTGCCTAACGAGGCCTGCATGACCAATTGGTGTATTTGTATCCTTTTCAATCATTAAAAATAATCCTAAACCGTTTTTATAACTTGGAAGAACCCAGCTTTCAAGACTTTTTTTACACTGCATATATGTTTTTGGGGTTCCATTTCCAATGTAGCGCATCACTTTCTCATTTCCCCATAAAAAAGCGTAAAAATCTAAATCGGTCATTGTATATTTACGAAATTGTAGACGATCTGTATGGAACATACTCCTACTCCTTTCTTGTAGATTCTCTTTCTATAACTGAGATAGGCAATTGTATACGCTGTACATGCTCTCCTCGTAATTGTTTATGTAATAATACGATAGAATTCTTTGCCATGCTTTTGATGGAGGTATTGATCGTTGTTATATTAGGG
Coding sequences within it:
- a CDS encoding GNAT family N-acetyltransferase, giving the protein MYIYHNGLIIREGTTGVPAYAIKSLFEDAGWSNNSLPSWQIEKFTIAFENSTWAFTIWDDEEMIAMVRVISDQVMAANIMDLVVKCEYRGKGLGKKLVSLCMQKLPHGDWFAHTSANNFDFYRSCGFEVRDLSQNGTCAYYGYNEAKKEGHR
- a CDS encoding MaoC family dehydratase — translated: MNIKVGDTFRYERTFTEEEVLEFAHLTGDKGRHHMEHDEQGRLMVHGLLTASIGTKIGGDVHYIARELVSKFIRPVFTGDTITCDVTLTSVEQMEEYKKVSIESIYRNQKGKEVLVGSSYGIIRE
- a CDS encoding CPBP family intramembrane glutamic endopeptidase; this translates as MAKFSLLLSFTFLMITVQTTNIVFFSLWILTLLPLLKKQHYHHFVWTSLLFGIGFSLYLSAMNQISFSSTELTIIIKRLCLLLVFVPFLLDALARKQQISLNWNQPKWNHTLHMPFIWKGPHQVKIYLFLIIAISINIITFIPFLLQKNLSYIQHIMLFSILFSVINGVLEECIWRGILLHQFTNQFGEKWAILLTSIGFGLQHYSLGFSWSVSTAFILAGIFYGGIVVKSNSIIPAIIWHVILNILMVFSGLIL
- a CDS encoding DoxX family protein; translation: MNQHIGNLIIRIVLGVTFFMHGLAKFQSGIDNIAGWFTSIGLPGALAYGVATVELVGGLLLIIGLGVRYIGLLFALILVGAIVKVKWSAGLLGDGKNPGYELDLALLAMGLYLFVVKAEGFVDNFLKATVFKKD
- a CDS encoding helix-turn-helix domain-containing protein — encoded protein: MNIGSAIREIRQRRGITIAQICEGTGLSKGFMSQVENNKTSPSISTLETISNFLNVPLPYLLLEQKNRMKIVKKEERKYSMYGKDEQKIEHVAEQGGLRLSLVEIPIGFPKENTPNAHEGEECHLVLRGKLEVQHGEDIAIVEEGDSFSWSACVPHIVRNIGDEPALLLISSHAENRKRVY
- a CDS encoding GNAT family N-acetyltransferase, coding for MFHTDRLQFRKYTMTDLDFYAFLWGNEKVMRYIGNGTPKTYMQCKKSLESWVLPSYKNGLGLFLMIEKDTNTPIGHAGLVRQQVDGKEEIEIGYWLLPEYWGKGYAKEAATTFRDYGFQGLGLNKLISLINPDHPASIFVARKTGMSYEKTASFHGIDVLVYAIKRAG
- a CDS encoding VOC family protein is translated as MSFQLHPNTTLGVVHLYVSNVKTSLTFYTDVLRLKVIKEEEMIVTLGNENNEPLLIIEEKENALPKQRSRTGLYHFAILLPSREDLANILRHLVQKVYPLHGGADHYFSEAIYLADPDGNGIEIYHDRQRKVWRDEKGELPFVSNPLDGEGLLQQGNEWNGFPRGTVMGHIHLHVADLEEAKRFYVDGLGFEVTIPARNGALFVSAGGYHHHVGLNTWQGECVPPQMQNSVGLKYFTIVLADEKQKEQMCESLKYIGAVATYKEGILQVEDPFGHCIHFITKGEA